GTTATGAATTGAAACATTATTAATCacataaaaattcaattaaaattgattGACATATCAATAGTCACCGTTTCTTCTGCATTCAGGTGGCATCTGAGGGTACCTTGTTCTATCACTGCAATAGTTGTAAATGGTGAATCTCCTTCTGACCCATCTAAGCCTCCTCCATTGATAAGAATCAAGGTCTCTGAATTCTTGTTGGTCCCACCATCTCTTACCTTGAGTGGAACAGAACTTGGCTTCAACGGAGGTTTCACAGCCATCAATGTGGAAGCCCTTGTAGGAAGCTATGAATGGTGCTTTGGACCAATCTGTTTTCTCCAAACCACCCCTTGTGGCCCAATCATCTGCGTTCCATAGGCTGTTGTAGATCTTCATTGGTTGGTTAAATGGGAATTTCACACCCATTCGCTTGTTGTTCTTGAACACCCTAATTGGGATGTTGTCCACAAAGAATCTGTGTATGTATGCACCCCCACATTAGAATTCTTGTATATACTTTtgcttttagatattttttaatgatccTAAGACTAAGGAATTTAATGAATTCCAACATGTTAAGACTAAGATTGGTTTAATTTAGGGGGAGTACTTACACAATTTGATACAAGTTCCATAGAACTGAATATCTGTGGTATTCTTTGGTAGGATCAAACCAGAGATAGATTCTTTGTTCTCTATCACCTTTGCCACCGGTGAATACATTTGTTTGCAAAATGTAAGGTTGTCCTGTTCTGTTCCCTAAGAACTCAAAGTCTATCTCATCATGCTCTGTCCCTAGGGAAGATAACTGCATCATCATGTTAATCACACAAAATATTagttatttaacaatttttttagtaatcAAGCTCTATTCACATATTACAATAATGTACGTAGCTAatgaagattttataattatttttatgtaaaaattctGTTTTTTGACTTTTAAATGATGAATGGTAGGATTTGATATGTTATAAAAgtgttgtttttatttaaaatatagtcaaataaataaattacacttttatataaattaaaacatctttataaaaagatatttttgacaTCTTTATTTGAGTAGTTCtcttacaataaaaaaaagaataattgaggtcaaattattaaaaaaaatcataataaataaattatgagAAAGTTGTTTTTCCATAGGACTGAAGTTAAATCGACCATGTCCTAAAAGTGCCTAAAAAAACAAACCATGTCGAAAAGGTAGTTTGGTATCatggagagaaagaaagaactaaaagtaaagagagaaaatagaaCATAATAAGGGAAATATTGGTGAATTTATCCCTTCCTTATTTAGTATTATCCCATTGAAAAGAATTGACTTTTTGTTGGTATAATTTGGTTCTACTATAAAATAAAgcaattataatatatttatacaaaaaattagttactaaatcaattattcatatataatatattaggggtatttaagatttaatttaatCGAAAATCCGAATTAAATTCGAGacatattttatcaaatttaaatttgttatttttatttaatatttttatattaggttTGGATTATGCTTCGAACTACTCAGTTCGATTcgaagttattttttataataaatatatatattttagagtaaaattaataatatNNNNNNNNNNNNNNNNNNNNNNNNNNNNNNNNNNNNNNNNNNNNNNNNNNNNNNNNNNNNNNNNNNNNNNNNNNNNNNNNNNNNNNNNNNNNNNNNNNNNNNNNNNNNNNNNNNNNNNNNNNNNNNNNNNNNNNNNNNNNNNNNNNNNNNNNNNNNNNNNNNNNNNNNNNNNNNNNNNNNNNNNNNNNNNNNNNNNNNNNNNNNNNNNNNNNNNNNNNNNNNNNNNNNNNNNNNNNNNNNNNNNNNNNNNNNNNNttaaaaaatataaaaataaataattttagaaaaactaaaatttattataaaaaataaattaaacaaaatgtaAGTATTAATTCATAAATACCATAAAATTCACCGCaggtataaaaaaaatttgggctTGACGATGACCTAACTAATAACTACTGAATCGAATTGAGTAGTTTAGCAAAATAATAGctataaaattcaataaaacattttaaaataaattatcatatactgttttaaaaaacaaaaatataataattttataaaaagacacGTGGAAAATCTTGATCCCAAAATCATTGTAATTATTAAGTCAACGCATTTGAACTAATAAAGTGATAAATTTAATTTGCATACGTAGAAAGCAGTGACTGTTCCAGCGGAATCTCCAGCAACCATCTTTATATCCATGCTGAAGTGACCAAACAAGTATGAACCTTTGGATTGGAAGCCAGTACCTGCTCCAATTAACACCaaaaaatgttaattaattacattatgggagtatatatatatatcacaataataataataataactgacCAGTGTACTTGTCAAGAAGAAGCTGAGCATCATAACCAGAATTCAAATATTTGATGTGATCATAAGCCCAAGTTGGAACATAGTTTCTTCCAAATGGAACCGCCATGGGTCTCCTTGGTGTGCCGCATATTCCAACTGAAACAAACCATCCCAATATCACACAACAAACACTCCACATAGAATAATAACCCATTATatatttagttagtttattTCTGTCTTCTCAACTTTTTTCTGTGGAAGCTGAACCAATgcaaccatatatatatatacaagtttATAGCACTAGATAGAACCTACCTTGAACGACCCTAATTCCTCTGCTATGATAATtaatagttaatattaattaattaattaatttttctctTAGGTATATATGATTGATGTATATGCCTACTTATTTGGGATATTTGAATTACGTAACTGAAGGTAGACGCCATGACATGTATGTTTGTTTATTATACCTCTTCTGTCATCTAATCATCAATATATTTAGTCTTCTAGATATATGGTCAAAGACTTGGTACATATCAACTTCATTTCCATGTAGGCTTACAAAACCACATTCTTGCCCTTTCACATTCCTCAACTTTGTGTTCTTTTCAGGTGGAAATGTATTGATATGAATTGAACTTTATTTTAGAGTAACTCTTGAaacccttctcttctcttcctttttttcttaaagAACAATATTACATTGACAGTAATAATTTGCACTCATATTTACAGACGTTTTATATACAAGAATTATATATAGTTTGCAGTTTGTAcctatttttattagaattttatatacacgaattaatataatatgcactcacatttttaagaatttatattcataatttagtaaaatttatttgttaaaaataatttaataattatactggtcaaataatgacaaaaaatactaaaaattattgatctctaaaatttttcttctcttaaatcttatTTAATCTGCTATAAAAATTGCTCTATTTTCAAGGTTGCATCTATGAAGTATGAATACTTATACAATACAGCACATATACAAAACATACACGaacatattaattttaattttttataagacATAGAGACacgatatataaatatataaaatataaaatgctttttttattgtaatgtatcaatattttaatatttttaatttatataaaatatttttattttaataaataataacgtATACTATTTctaaagttatttaaaaaatatatattaagaatcgCATTGACACTTGATGAATTTAAATGTG
This portion of the Arachis duranensis cultivar V14167 chromosome 6, aradu.V14167.gnm2.J7QH, whole genome shotgun sequence genome encodes:
- the LOC107494567 gene encoding probable xyloglucan endotransglucosylase/hydrolase protein B, with protein sequence MGYYSMWSVCCVILGWFVSVGICGTPRRPMAVPFGRNYVPTWAYDHIKYLNSGYDAQLLLDKYTGTGFQSKGSYLFGHFSMDIKMVAGDSAGTVTAFYLSSLGTEHDEIDFEFLGNRTGQPYILQTNVFTGGKGDREQRIYLWFDPTKEYHRYSVLWNLYQIVFFVDNIPIRVFKNNKRMGVKFPFNQPMKIYNSLWNADDWATRGGLEKTDWSKAPFIASYKGFHIDGCETSVEAKFCSTQGKRWWDQQEFRDLDSYQWRRLRWVRRRFTIYNYCSDRTRYPQMPPECRRNGDY